A genome region from Populus alba chromosome 3, ASM523922v2, whole genome shotgun sequence includes the following:
- the LOC118028440 gene encoding BTB/POZ domain-containing protein At1g63850: protein MATTTTTTSTAKAQLIKVQAQPIKPKRRRFRETTISSSASTTTTNNSESACYLTQTRKHDSPTIASPENFWFRPASKPLPTPPPPSPPPQKTRFPINHSPQPDPVTTSPSEFKILLSPGSQSPVMEFTTTALLTNGHHQIASPNEHSSFPSSFTKFNSALTAGLLNPMSPPPDHKPRSSPTLFEMMASEPEMQPRNITQIPIIGNNGNINVKNTQSSQMSVQDRQALILQRITNILGNRSPGNQFNDSSSSDVNLTLSSKDGISVSMNVHRQILVGHSRFFAVKLSDKWANKQQRMSAPYVVEIADCDDVEVYIETLRLMYCKDLRRKLMKEDVSRVLGILKVSAAIGFDAGVLSCLEYLEAAPWAEDEEEKVASLLSELRLEGVGVSEVLKRVSVEVTNGTQDGGDNEEVLLKLLHVVLEGKDEKARREMKGLLSKMLRENSSQNYLRKESLYLACNGCLQLLQDHFLRAASGILNDVGQIARQADNLHWILDILIDRQIAEDFLKTWASQSELSAVHSKIPAIHRYEVSRVTARLFVGIGKGQLLASKEARSLLLQTWLVPFYDDFGWMRRATKGLDRHLIEDGLSNTILTLPLAWQQDILLAWFDRFLNSGEDCPNIQRGFEVWWRRAFWRRRGEQERTRPIRITTATIENS, encoded by the exons atggccaccaccaccaccactacttCAACAGCCAAAGCTCAACTTATTAAAGTCCAAGCTCAGCCCATCAAGCCCAAACGCCGTAGATTCCGTGAAACCACCATTTCCTCCTCTGCCTCCACCACCACAACAAATAACTCTGAATCCGCCTGCTACCTGACCCAAACCCGAAAACATGACTCCCCAACAATAGCCTCTCCAGAAAACTTTTGGTTCCGTCCAGCTTCTAAACCTCTCCCAACTCCGCCTCCGCCATCACCGCCTCCACAGAAAACTCGTTTCCCCATTAACCATAGTCCACAACCCGACCCGGTTACAACCTCACCTTCAGAATTCAAGATCCTGTTGTCTCCAGGAAGTCAGTCACCAGTGATGGAATTTACAACAACAGCACTACTAACAAATGGCCACCACCAAATTGCTTCTCCAAATGAACACTCATCTTTCCCTTCTAGTTTTACCAAGTTTAACTCTGCACTCACTGCCGGTTTGTTGAACCCTATGTCACCTCCACCTGATCATAAACCCCGGTCAAGCCCGACCCTTTTTGAAATGATGGCTAGTGAACCCGAAATGCAACCCAGAAACATAACCCAGATACCCATTATCGGCAATAATGGAAATATCAATGTCAAAAACACACAGAGCAGTCAAATGTCGGTTCAGGATAGACAAGCTTTAATCTTGCAACGTATAACTAACATTCTGGGAAACAGGAGTCCTGGTAATCAGTTTAATGATTCGAGTTCTAGTGATGTGAACTTGACATTGAGTTCTAAAGATGGTATTAGTGTTTCAATGAATGTGCATAGGCAGATCTTGGTGGGTCATAGTCGGTTTTTTGCGGTGAAGTTGTCGGATAAGTGGGCTAATAAGCAACAAAGGATGTCTGCTCCTTATGTTGTGGAGATTGCTGATTGTGATGATGTTGAGGTTTATATTGAGACTCTGAGGTTGATGTATTGTAAGGATCTGAGAAGGAAGCTTATGAAAGAGGATGTGTCTAGAGTTCTTGGTATTTTAAAG gtTTCTGCAGCAATTGGGTTTGATGCTGGGGTTTTATCTTGCTTGGAGTACTTAGAGGCAGCTCCATGGGCTGAGGATGAAGAGGAGAAGGTGGCTTCACTTCTGTCGGAGCTTCGCCTTGAAGGGGTTGGAGTGAGTGAAGTTTTGAAGAGGGTTTCTGTTGAAGTCACTAATGGAACTCAAGATGGTGGCGACAATGAAGAAGTGCTTCTCAAGCTTTTACATGTGGTTCTGGAAGGGAAAGATGAGAAAGCAAGGCGTGAGATGAAAGGATTATTGTCGAAGATGCTTCGTGAGAATTCTTCTCAGAATTACCTTCGGAAAGAGTCATTGTACTTGGCATGTAATGGGTGTTTGCAATTGCTTCAAGACCATTTTCTCCGGGCAGCCTCAGGGATTTTGAATGATGTTGGACAAATCGCGCGGCAAGCAGATAACTTGCATTGGATTTTGGATATTTTGATTGATAGACAGATCGCTGaagattttttgaaaacatgggCCTCTCAATCTGAATTGTCTGCTGTACATTCTAAAATTCCAGCTATTCACAGGTATGAGGTTAGTAGAGTTACAGCTAGGTTGTTTGTTGGGATCGGAAAGGGGCAGCTGTTGGCTTCCAAAGAAGCAAGGTCTTTGCTTCTACAGACGTGGTTAGTGCCATTTTACGATGATTTTGGTTGGATGAGGAGGGCAACAAAAGGCCTTGATCGACATTTGATTGAAGATGGTCTTAGTAACACAATTTTAACTCTGCCACTAGCTTGGCAGCAGGATATTTTGCTTGCTTGGTTTGATCGATTCCTGAATTCTGGTGAAGATTGCCCTAATATACAAAGGGGATTTGAAGTTTGGTGGAGGAGGGCATTTTGGAGACGTCGTGGTGAGCAGGAAAGGACACGGCCAATAAGAATTACAACTGCAACCATTGAGAACTCATAA